One window from the genome of Pseudoalteromonas sp. '520P1 No. 423' encodes:
- the rpoE gene encoding RNA polymerase sigma factor RpoE, translated as MSEQELDLAIIRKVQQGDKNAFNLLVRKYQNKVASLISRYVSNHADVSDVAQEAFIKAYRALPGFRGDSAFYTWLYRIAVNCAKNYLVAQKRKPPANDVDADDAEFYDGAHALKVSATPENLLLSDEVKKVIFSTIETLPDDLKTAITLRELEGMSYEDIALIMDCPVGTVRSRIFRAREAIDSKLNPLIENE; from the coding sequence ATGAGCGAGCAGGAATTAGATTTAGCGATAATAAGAAAGGTTCAGCAAGGGGATAAAAACGCCTTCAACCTATTGGTCAGGAAATATCAGAATAAAGTAGCAAGCTTGATATCGCGTTATGTATCAAATCATGCAGATGTTTCTGATGTTGCACAAGAGGCTTTTATAAAGGCTTATCGTGCATTACCAGGCTTTAGAGGAGACAGTGCATTTTATACTTGGTTGTATCGTATTGCTGTAAATTGCGCTAAAAATTATTTGGTGGCTCAAAAAAGAAAGCCGCCTGCAAATGATGTAGATGCCGATGACGCTGAGTTTTATGACGGCGCACATGCTTTAAAAGTAAGTGCTACGCCAGAGAATTTATTGTTAAGTGATGAAGTTAAAAAGGTAATTTTTTCTACCATTGAGACTTTACCTGACGATTTAAAAACAGCGATAACTCTACGAGAACTTGAAGGCATGAGTTATGAAGATATCGCTTTGATCATGGATTGCCCCGTTGGGACAGTTAGATCTCGCATATTTAGAGCACGTGAAGCAATTGACAGTAAGTTAAATCCTTTAATCGAAAATGAATAA
- the nadB gene encoding L-aspartate oxidase → MNQQKHHNTDVVIIGSGAAGLSLALTLANHCKVLVVSKGPLNEGSTLYAQGGIAAVFDKNDSVDSHVEDTLDAGAGLCSRDAVHYTASNAKSCMKWLIKQGVPFDMEHDSAGKERYHLTREGGHSHRRILHAADATGKAVQTTLISRVKEHDNITLLEKYNAIDLVISKTDKSHCQGLYVWNRNKEQVETISAKFVSLATGGASKVYLYTSNPDIASGDGIAMAWRAGCRVGNMEFNQFHPTSLYHPELQNFLITEAMRGEGAYLKRPDGTRFMPDFDERAELAPRDIVARAIDFEMKRLGANCVYLDISHKDKDFIIEHFPTIYAKCLSVGLDITREALPVVPAAHYTCGGVVTDFNGKTDLDNLYAIGEVAYTGLHGANRMASNSLLECIVFAHAAAKDILTKFDASESSSLNSIPEWDESRVSDSDEEVVITHNWHELRLFMWDYVGIVRTTKRLERAQRRVELLQQEIQDYYANFKVSNNLLELRNLVQVAELIIQCALSRKESRGLHYTLDYPEQLTSPEPTILKPNQTNHTEF, encoded by the coding sequence ATGAACCAACAAAAACACCATAATACTGATGTCGTTATTATTGGCAGTGGCGCTGCAGGACTTTCTCTTGCATTAACTTTAGCTAATCACTGTAAAGTACTCGTCGTTAGTAAAGGCCCTTTAAATGAAGGTTCTACATTATATGCTCAAGGCGGTATTGCAGCAGTATTTGATAAAAATGATAGCGTAGACTCTCATGTGGAAGATACTTTAGATGCCGGAGCTGGCCTATGTAGTCGAGATGCGGTGCATTATACTGCGAGTAATGCAAAATCTTGTATGAAGTGGTTAATCAAACAAGGTGTTCCCTTTGATATGGAGCATGACAGTGCAGGCAAAGAGCGTTATCACCTAACCAGAGAAGGTGGGCATAGTCATAGACGTATATTGCATGCAGCAGACGCTACAGGTAAAGCGGTGCAAACAACTTTAATCTCACGGGTAAAAGAACATGACAACATTACCTTGCTTGAGAAGTATAATGCAATTGATTTAGTTATTTCAAAAACAGATAAAAGTCACTGCCAAGGGCTTTATGTTTGGAACAGAAATAAAGAACAAGTAGAAACCATATCCGCAAAATTTGTATCTCTTGCAACAGGGGGTGCAAGTAAAGTTTACCTTTATACTTCGAATCCAGATATCGCCAGTGGTGATGGGATTGCGATGGCATGGCGAGCTGGTTGCCGTGTCGGTAATATGGAATTTAATCAATTTCATCCAACAAGTTTATATCATCCAGAATTACAAAACTTTTTAATTACAGAAGCGATGCGTGGTGAAGGCGCATATTTAAAACGTCCCGATGGTACGCGTTTTATGCCTGACTTTGACGAGCGTGCAGAGCTTGCACCAAGAGATATCGTAGCGCGCGCAATAGATTTTGAAATGAAACGTTTAGGCGCTAATTGTGTTTATCTGGATATTAGCCATAAAGATAAAGATTTCATAATTGAACATTTCCCGACTATTTACGCAAAGTGTTTAAGTGTTGGTCTAGATATCACAAGAGAAGCTTTACCTGTGGTACCTGCTGCACATTATACCTGTGGTGGTGTTGTAACTGACTTCAATGGTAAAACTGATTTAGATAATCTTTATGCCATTGGAGAAGTCGCTTATACCGGTCTACACGGTGCTAACCGTATGGCGAGTAACTCTTTATTAGAGTGTATTGTTTTTGCTCATGCTGCCGCTAAAGATATTTTAACTAAATTTGATGCAAGTGAATCATCTAGCCTTAATTCAATTCCTGAATGGGATGAGAGTCGCGTTTCAGATTCAGATGAAGAAGTTGTTATCACTCATAACTGGCATGAACTTCGATTATTTATGTGGGATTATGTCGGCATCGTAAGAACAACTAAACGTTTAGAACGCGCGCAAAGAAGGGTTGAGTTATTACAGCAAGAAATTCAAGATTATTATGCTAATTTTAAAGTCAGTAATAATTTATTAGAGTTAAGAAATTTAGTACAAGTGGCAGAGTTGATAATTCAATGTGCACTTTCGCGTAAAGAAAGCAGAGGCTTACACTACACATTAGATTACCCCGAACAATTAACTTCACCTGAACCAACAATCTTAAAACCTAACCAAACAAACCATACTGAATTTTAA
- a CDS encoding succinate dehydrogenase assembly factor 2 has product MNNLDSKAKLRWACRRGMLELDVLFMPFVEDAYDSLSDNEKAIFQRLLTGEDPELFAWFMGHEECKDKDLNSMVKLILNRVKV; this is encoded by the coding sequence ATGAATAACTTAGATAGTAAGGCAAAATTACGTTGGGCTTGCCGCCGTGGTATGTTGGAATTAGATGTATTATTTATGCCTTTTGTTGAAGATGCATATGATTCATTGTCAGATAATGAGAAAGCTATCTTTCAGCGTTTATTAACTGGTGAAGATCCTGAGCTTTTTGCTTGGTTTATGGGTCATGAAGAATGTAAAGATAAAGACCTTAACTCTATGGTTAAACTTATCTTAAACCGCGTTAAAGTTTAA
- the ygfZ gene encoding tRNA-modifying protein YgfZ: MPQIYACHLSDQLIQFTGEDKKSYLHGQITQDTNLFTNDSFLWAGQCDAKGKLWAILRFFNYQDDYFAITSKDEFENALAEFKKYAVFAKVDIVKNESHQLIGIFGDDLSSALNELNIQFPESDNCAADFSLGKAIKLDNNRLILCIDKTKLDQLPTSFSLLDNEDKWNSIAILAGEPKLNGQSISEFVPQMVNLQAIGGISFKKGCYKGQETVARMKFLGKNKRAMYILEADSTKGLEANEVELQLGENWRRAGKLLQTSFDSDNNKAYALAVMPNDIALDTPLRTKQDNPISFTIKALPYSLIEEN; encoded by the coding sequence ATGCCTCAAATATATGCTTGTCATTTATCGGATCAATTGATCCAATTTACTGGTGAAGATAAAAAGTCATATCTTCACGGTCAAATAACTCAAGATACAAATTTATTTACCAATGATTCATTCCTGTGGGCTGGACAATGTGACGCCAAAGGTAAACTTTGGGCTATTTTAAGATTTTTTAATTATCAAGATGATTATTTTGCAATCACATCTAAAGATGAATTTGAAAATGCTTTAGCAGAATTTAAAAAGTATGCTGTTTTTGCAAAGGTCGATATTGTAAAAAATGAAAGCCACCAGCTGATAGGTATTTTTGGTGATGATCTTTCCAGTGCTTTAAATGAGCTAAACATTCAATTCCCTGAATCAGATAACTGCGCAGCAGACTTCAGTTTAGGAAAAGCGATCAAGTTAGATAATAATCGCCTTATTTTATGCATAGATAAAACAAAGCTTGATCAACTTCCAACTTCATTTTCACTGTTAGATAATGAAGATAAATGGAACAGTATAGCCATATTAGCGGGCGAACCTAAACTAAACGGCCAATCAATTTCTGAGTTTGTTCCACAAATGGTAAACTTACAGGCAATTGGTGGTATCAGCTTCAAAAAAGGCTGTTACAAAGGTCAAGAAACCGTTGCTAGAATGAAGTTCTTAGGCAAAAACAAACGCGCTATGTATATTTTAGAGGCTGATTCTACTAAGGGACTTGAAGCTAACGAAGTTGAACTGCAACTGGGTGAAAACTGGCGACGTGCAGGTAAATTACTGCAAACCAGCTTCGATTCTGATAACAATAAAGCATACGCTTTAGCAGTTATGCCTAACGATATCGCATTAGATACACCACTTAGAACAAAACAAGACAACCCAATTTCTTTCACTATTAAGGCATTACCTTATAGCCTTATTGAAGAAAATTAA
- a CDS encoding peptidylprolyl isomerase — MKIADKTVVKMHYSVMDQNQNAIDSSFDNEPLEMIIGSGFLIPGLEKALLEKTVGDKFTVEVPAIDGYGERHEGLMQAVSKDMFEGIEVEVGMQFRATTDQGEQSVTVIEIQGDDVVIDGNHPLSGIDLTFDVEVLEVRDATEEELAHGHVHNAGGCGHDHSEDHSHDHGEDDDCCSTGSCKS; from the coding sequence ATGAAAATAGCTGACAAAACAGTTGTAAAAATGCACTACAGTGTGATGGATCAAAACCAAAACGCGATTGATAGTTCATTTGATAATGAGCCGCTTGAAATGATTATTGGTAGTGGCTTTTTGATCCCTGGTCTTGAAAAGGCACTATTAGAAAAAACTGTTGGTGATAAATTCACTGTTGAAGTTCCTGCGATCGATGGTTATGGCGAACGTCATGAAGGTTTGATGCAAGCTGTCTCTAAAGATATGTTTGAAGGCATTGAAGTTGAAGTTGGTATGCAATTTCGTGCAACAACAGATCAAGGTGAACAATCTGTAACTGTAATTGAAATTCAAGGTGATGACGTTGTAATTGATGGTAACCACCCTCTTTCAGGTATTGACCTTACTTTTGATGTTGAAGTACTTGAAGTCCGTGATGCAACTGAAGAAGAGTTAGCGCATGGACATGTTCATAATGCTGGCGGTTGTGGCCACGATCATTCTGAAGATCACTCACATGACCATGGTGAAGACGATGATTGTTGTAGCACTGGTAGCTGTAAAAGCTAA
- a CDS encoding YdiY family protein, with amino-acid sequence MYYRVLMLACTLASFTTHAKESFFEELSEYGQLDDDEIHNERHGELFYGDTEFGFIVTSGNTDSLAVKLKANVFQDFDKWRNQFKFDSLLKKDKNQDTGETEKSAERYFASAQGNYKLGEQEASFFIYSDFEKDKFSGFDYQTSLSSGYGNRLYSGEKNTLDFDIGPGVNYQVKEENISEAGLLIRLALHWQRNISERTRFNQTLSSEKSLSGLNSRLKSETSLISQINNDFSLKFSYLYRYNSTPEDDKLNFDGETSATIVYNFQ; translated from the coding sequence ATGTATTACCGAGTATTGATGTTGGCTTGTACTTTAGCCAGTTTCACAACTCATGCTAAAGAGTCTTTTTTTGAAGAATTATCTGAATATGGTCAATTGGATGATGATGAAATTCACAATGAGAGGCATGGAGAGCTATTTTACGGTGATACCGAATTCGGTTTTATTGTAACTTCAGGTAATACAGATTCATTAGCTGTAAAGTTAAAAGCAAATGTTTTTCAAGATTTTGATAAATGGCGTAATCAATTTAAGTTTGATAGCTTGCTTAAAAAAGATAAAAATCAAGATACCGGCGAGACCGAAAAGTCTGCCGAACGTTATTTTGCTTCTGCCCAAGGCAACTATAAATTAGGAGAGCAAGAAGCCTCTTTTTTTATCTATAGTGACTTTGAAAAAGATAAATTTAGCGGTTTTGATTACCAAACATCTTTATCATCGGGCTATGGCAATCGTTTATACTCAGGTGAAAAGAATACCTTAGATTTTGATATTGGTCCTGGTGTAAACTACCAAGTCAAAGAAGAGAATATTTCAGAGGCGGGTTTGTTAATTCGCTTGGCTTTGCATTGGCAAAGAAACATTTCTGAAAGAACCCGCTTTAACCAAACTTTAAGCAGCGAAAAGTCACTGTCGGGATTAAATTCAAGGTTAAAATCAGAAACATCTTTAATTAGTCAAATAAATAATGATTTCTCATTGAAGTTTTCATACCTATATCGTTATAACTCGACACCTGAAGATGATAAACTGAATTTTGATGGCGAGACCAGCGCTACCATAGTATATAACTTCCAATAA
- a CDS encoding HI1450 family dsDNA-mimic protein — translation MESQSHLWTLEEVGKQAYDVFLELAPDNLKPEDITKFNNDREEHGFIEEDIADESWNGFVEFEIDQEDYAQVIVGLEYDGIGAENQDIIFAKILISRDKAAPFCHVIWKD, via the coding sequence ATGGAAAGTCAATCACATTTGTGGACGTTAGAAGAAGTTGGCAAGCAAGCTTATGATGTGTTTTTAGAGCTAGCACCAGATAACTTAAAACCAGAAGATATCACTAAATTTAACAATGATCGAGAAGAGCATGGGTTTATTGAAGAAGATATCGCAGACGAGAGCTGGAATGGCTTTGTGGAATTCGAAATAGATCAAGAAGATTATGCTCAAGTCATTGTTGGCTTAGAATATGACGGTATTGGCGCAGAAAACCAAGATATTATTTTTGCTAAAATATTAATTAGTCGTGATAAAGCGGCACCTTTTTGTCACGTAATTTGGAAAGATTAG
- a CDS encoding efflux RND transporter permease subunit encodes MISKIFINRPKLALVISIVITLAGLISLGLLPVNMYPQITPPQVQITAMYPGASAQVVEESVLRPIEEQINGVEDMMYIESTASNNGTATINVFFKVGTDSDIAQVNVQNRVALAESGLPEEVKRQGVSVKKQSTSMLMGITLYSEKENLDEIFLSNYATNYLAEPISRLKGVAAASVMGEKSYSMRIWLKPDKMASLGVTVSEIQGALKEQNLIVAAGKLGASPSLPNQQFEYSIQAKGRLKTVEEFGQTIIRANNDGRFVRLTDIASIELGSQDYSIQAKLNGNDTAFLVIYQLSDANATEVAASVKAQMEILSERFPDGLKYSIPFDTTKFIDRSIEEVVVTLFQAVVLVILVVFLFLQNWRATLIPSVAIPISLIGTFAFMMLMGYSINTITLFGLVLAIGIVVDDAIVVIENVERLLKEDKLPIKEAVTKAMQQVSGPIIATTLVLLAVFVPVAFMPGITGELYKQFSVTISFAVIISSINALTLSPALCVLLLNEKAMKPIGWLAPLERGIKKMTASYTGKIDFLLKRSARIGILALIMFAATGWLTKEVPTGFVPGEDQGYVFVNVQLPDAASSVRTAEVMSKVGEIIKNDPAVTDFISVAGTSLLSGAGSNNGLGIIILKDWEDRTTPELGLRQVIRRIMGQLWTMPDAQVMVFNPPPIPGLGNSSGFEFRLQDSEGRDPMELAQVMNGLIYEANQRPELTRVFSTFSANVPQYFLEVDRNKAKAQGVALSDIFTTLQAQLGSMYINDFNQFGRTYRVMIQAETKFRKDPSDLRYYFVRNAQGDMVPLTTLAKLEPILGPTSMNHFNLYRSASITGSAAPGYSSGEAIAVMQELAENLPDGYIYEWAGQSKQELEAGDLAPMLFALAIVFVYLFLVAQYESWTIPFSVISAVPLAVFGSMLTLYTLGMENNIYAQVGLVLLIGLSTKTAILIVEFAMELRAQGQSIYEAALNAARLRFRAVLMTALSFVLGVLPLVFSSGAGASSRIFLGITVLAGMITATIFGTLFIPVFYSLIQRMREKFKGKPSESL; translated from the coding sequence ATGATCAGTAAAATATTTATCAATAGACCTAAGCTTGCCTTAGTCATTTCTATTGTGATCACATTAGCAGGTTTAATCTCTTTGGGATTATTGCCAGTTAATATGTATCCACAAATAACACCGCCTCAAGTGCAAATTACGGCTATGTATCCAGGTGCGAGTGCACAAGTTGTTGAAGAGTCGGTACTTAGACCTATTGAAGAGCAAATAAATGGGGTTGAAGATATGATGTATATCGAATCAACCGCATCAAATAATGGTACTGCAACTATTAATGTATTCTTTAAAGTAGGTACTGATAGTGATATTGCGCAAGTTAATGTGCAAAATCGTGTTGCTTTGGCAGAAAGCGGTTTACCCGAAGAAGTAAAGCGTCAAGGTGTGAGTGTTAAAAAGCAATCTACCAGCATGTTAATGGGTATTACTTTATATTCAGAGAAAGAAAATTTAGATGAAATTTTTCTAAGTAACTACGCAACTAATTATCTTGCTGAACCTATTAGTCGTTTAAAAGGGGTTGCAGCAGCCTCTGTGATGGGTGAAAAAAGCTACTCTATGCGTATTTGGTTAAAGCCAGATAAAATGGCTTCATTAGGTGTTACGGTTAGTGAGATTCAAGGTGCTTTAAAAGAGCAAAATTTGATAGTTGCAGCAGGTAAACTAGGTGCATCTCCTTCATTACCTAACCAACAGTTTGAATATTCAATTCAAGCAAAAGGTCGTCTAAAAACAGTTGAAGAGTTTGGTCAAACGATTATTCGTGCTAATAATGACGGAAGATTTGTTCGTTTAACTGATATCGCAAGTATAGAGTTAGGCTCTCAAGATTATAGTATTCAAGCTAAATTAAACGGTAATGATACTGCATTTTTAGTTATTTATCAGTTATCTGATGCCAATGCAACTGAAGTAGCGGCATCAGTTAAAGCACAGATGGAAATTTTATCAGAGCGTTTTCCTGATGGTTTAAAATATTCAATTCCATTTGATACAACTAAGTTTATTGACCGTTCAATTGAAGAAGTTGTCGTTACACTATTTCAAGCCGTAGTATTAGTAATATTAGTGGTTTTTTTATTCTTACAAAACTGGCGTGCAACGCTTATCCCATCTGTTGCAATCCCTATTTCTTTAATTGGTACGTTTGCATTTATGATGCTAATGGGTTACTCAATTAATACCATTACGTTATTTGGTTTAGTATTGGCTATCGGTATTGTTGTTGATGATGCCATTGTTGTAATTGAAAATGTAGAACGTTTACTTAAAGAAGATAAGTTACCAATCAAAGAAGCAGTAACTAAAGCGATGCAACAAGTATCAGGACCTATCATTGCCACCACTTTAGTACTACTTGCTGTGTTTGTGCCTGTTGCATTTATGCCAGGTATAACAGGTGAGCTATATAAACAATTTTCTGTAACGATTTCTTTTGCTGTGATTATTTCATCTATTAATGCGCTGACTTTAAGTCCTGCTTTATGTGTATTGCTATTAAATGAAAAAGCTATGAAACCAATTGGCTGGCTTGCGCCTTTAGAGCGTGGCATTAAAAAGATGACTGCTAGTTATACAGGTAAAATAGATTTTTTATTAAAACGTTCAGCACGTATCGGTATATTAGCCTTAATTATGTTTGCAGCAACGGGTTGGTTAACTAAAGAAGTACCAACAGGTTTTGTACCAGGTGAAGATCAAGGCTATGTATTTGTAAATGTTCAATTACCTGATGCAGCTTCAAGTGTCAGAACTGCTGAAGTAATGAGTAAAGTCGGTGAAATTATTAAAAATGATCCTGCGGTAACAGACTTTATTAGTGTTGCAGGTACGTCATTATTAAGTGGTGCGGGCTCTAATAATGGTTTAGGTATCATTATATTAAAAGATTGGGAAGATAGAACTACGCCTGAGCTTGGGTTACGACAAGTCATTCGTCGTATTATGGGCCAGCTTTGGACTATGCCTGATGCACAAGTGATGGTATTTAACCCGCCACCAATTCCTGGTCTTGGTAATAGTTCTGGTTTTGAATTTAGATTACAAGATAGTGAAGGGCGCGATCCAATGGAGTTAGCGCAAGTGATGAATGGTTTAATTTATGAAGCGAACCAAAGACCTGAACTAACTCGTGTATTTAGTACTTTTAGTGCTAACGTGCCGCAATACTTTTTAGAAGTCGATCGTAATAAAGCCAAGGCACAAGGTGTTGCACTGAGTGATATATTTACGACATTACAGGCACAGCTTGGCTCTATGTATATCAATGACTTTAATCAGTTTGGACGTACATATCGTGTAATGATCCAAGCAGAAACTAAGTTTAGAAAAGACCCATCTGATTTAAGATATTATTTTGTTAGAAATGCACAGGGCGATATGGTGCCATTAACAACACTTGCTAAATTAGAGCCAATTCTTGGGCCAACAAGCATGAATCACTTCAACCTATATCGTAGTGCAAGTATTACAGGTTCTGCAGCACCGGGTTATTCTAGTGGTGAAGCCATAGCTGTGATGCAAGAATTAGCTGAAAACTTACCGGATGGTTATATATATGAGTGGGCGGGTCAATCTAAGCAAGAACTTGAAGCGGGTGATTTAGCGCCTATGCTATTTGCTTTAGCAATTGTATTTGTTTACTTGTTCTTAGTGGCGCAATATGAAAGTTGGACAATTCCATTCTCGGTTATTTCAGCTGTACCACTTGCCGTATTTGGTTCTATGCTAACTTTATATACTTTAGGTATGGAAAATAACATCTATGCGCAAGTTGGTTTAGTGTTACTGATTGGTTTATCAACTAAAACAGCGATATTGATTGTTGAATTTGCGATGGAACTTAGGGCGCAAGGTCAAAGTATTTATGAAGCTGCACTTAATGCTGCAAGATTACGATTTAGAGCAGTATTGATGACGGCCTTATCATTTGTACTTGGTGTATTGCCTTTAGTATTTTCATCGGGCGCAGGTGCAAGTAGTCGTATTTTCCTTGGTATCACAGTATTAGCAGGTATGATAACTGCAACGATATTTGGTACCTTGTTTATTCCTGTATTTTATTCACTTATTCAAAGAATGCGTGAAAAGTTTAAAGGGAAGCCAAGCGAGAGCCTTTAA
- a CDS encoding efflux RND transporter periplasmic adaptor subunit, whose translation MSAHDSLNKYNKQIKSKLIQGVLISSIALALTACGKQEAVKKVTPPAAVSVYTIKTDEVGNYREFVARTQAHQEAEIKARVEGELLKRHFNEGTAIAQGQALLEIDPAEFQASLIQAQADLKSKIAAQNGAVRDLKRGKDVAKQGFISQSDLDKLTTNAAQTSAAVKAAEAALAKAKLNLSYTKISAPFSGKIGKVNFNVGNIVGPQSNALATLTSIDPIYVNFQVEESDYITYLQKHKEIKSTQQVPMDLALRLPNNSQYGQMGKLDFADTKIDQGTGTVEMRAVFPNPEGIVLPGLFVTLIVESQDKKAMSLVPQAAVQENQQGKFVLVIDENNKVVTRHVKLGRRINAMWLVESGLKANESVIIEGLQKVKQGVEVNPVEKSVNAITGVINNISAK comes from the coding sequence ATGTCTGCGCATGATTCGCTTAATAAATATAATAAACAAATAAAATCAAAGTTGATTCAAGGCGTATTGATATCTTCAATCGCTTTAGCTTTAACTGCTTGTGGGAAACAAGAAGCAGTAAAAAAAGTAACGCCGCCAGCAGCTGTTTCTGTTTATACAATTAAAACAGATGAAGTTGGTAATTACAGAGAATTTGTAGCGCGTACACAAGCGCATCAAGAAGCTGAAATAAAAGCACGTGTTGAAGGCGAATTATTAAAAAGGCACTTTAATGAAGGTACTGCAATCGCACAAGGCCAAGCATTATTAGAGATAGATCCAGCTGAATTTCAAGCCAGCCTTATTCAAGCTCAAGCTGATCTTAAAAGTAAAATAGCGGCTCAAAATGGTGCTGTAAGAGATTTAAAACGTGGTAAAGATGTTGCAAAGCAAGGATTTATTTCTCAATCTGATTTAGATAAATTAACAACAAATGCGGCACAAACTTCGGCTGCAGTAAAAGCTGCTGAAGCAGCTCTGGCCAAGGCGAAACTTAATTTAAGCTATACCAAAATATCGGCACCTTTTTCTGGAAAAATCGGTAAAGTAAACTTTAATGTCGGTAATATTGTTGGCCCACAAAGTAACGCTTTAGCAACGTTGACTTCAATAGATCCTATTTATGTAAATTTTCAGGTTGAAGAGTCTGATTACATCACTTATTTACAAAAACACAAAGAGATTAAATCTACTCAACAAGTACCTATGGATTTAGCTCTTCGTTTACCTAATAATTCTCAGTATGGGCAAATGGGTAAATTAGACTTTGCAGATACTAAAATCGATCAAGGTACAGGTACTGTTGAAATGCGTGCGGTTTTTCCAAATCCTGAAGGAATTGTACTACCGGGTTTATTTGTAACTTTAATTGTAGAAAGCCAAGATAAAAAAGCCATGTCTTTAGTACCTCAAGCTGCTGTGCAAGAAAACCAACAAGGTAAGTTTGTATTAGTAATAGATGAAAACAATAAGGTTGTTACACGTCATGTCAAACTAGGACGTCGTATTAATGCAATGTGGTTAGTGGAGTCGGGGTTAAAAGCGAACGAAAGCGTGATTATTGAAGGTCTGCAAAAAGTAAAACAAGGCGTTGAAGTTAATCCTGTTGAAAAATCTGTAAATGCAATTACAGGCGTTATAAATAATATAAGCGCAAAATAG
- a CDS encoding crotonase/enoyl-CoA hydratase family protein has protein sequence MSNNLIILSINNQIATVTLNRSEKLNALNFSMFLAIDRVIKKIKKDKNIRAVILKANGNDFCTGLDVASVMKQPIQVFKLLFKWLPGNQNLAQRVTLGWQSLSIPVIAQIHGRCWGGGMQIALGADHRIARKDCSFAIMEARWGLCPDMGASVQLAKLIPYDQALWLTTHAEPISAQQALDQNLISFITDDLDGQTNILLEQIIQKSPDTIAAVKRLYQTSHQSNNRRILARETCNQIKLLLNKNTKKVIKANQKKQQAEFSPRSHW, from the coding sequence ATGAGTAACAATCTAATTATACTTAGTATTAATAACCAAATTGCCACTGTCACGTTAAACCGCTCAGAAAAACTCAATGCACTTAATTTCTCTATGTTCCTAGCGATAGACCGCGTGATAAAAAAAATAAAAAAAGATAAAAATATCCGCGCCGTTATTTTAAAAGCAAATGGCAATGACTTTTGCACAGGCTTAGATGTTGCCAGTGTGATGAAACAGCCCATTCAAGTATTCAAACTATTATTCAAATGGCTACCAGGAAACCAAAACTTAGCTCAAAGAGTCACACTAGGTTGGCAGTCACTGTCAATTCCTGTCATTGCACAAATTCATGGCCGTTGTTGGGGAGGTGGTATGCAGATCGCTTTGGGTGCAGATCACCGAATTGCACGTAAAGATTGTAGCTTTGCAATTATGGAAGCACGCTGGGGATTGTGCCCAGATATGGGAGCAAGTGTCCAATTGGCTAAACTTATACCATATGATCAAGCGCTTTGGTTAACAACACATGCTGAACCCATTTCAGCCCAACAAGCATTAGATCAAAATTTAATTAGCTTTATAACTGATGATTTAGATGGGCAAACTAATATTTTATTAGAGCAGATAATACAAAAATCACCTGATACAATTGCAGCAGTAAAACGTTTATATCAAACAAGCCACCAATCAAATAATCGAAGAATCTTAGCCAGAGAAACTTGCAATCAAATCAAACTATTGCTTAATAAAAACACAAAAAAAGTAATCAAAGCAAATCAGAAAAAACAACAAGCTGAGTTTTCACCCAGATCCCACTGGTAA
- a CDS encoding CidA/LrgA family protein, translating into MKYFISTIIILACLFAGKLISYTFNLVFPSAIFGMLILFTLLMTGVVKHHTVLPCSVPLLKYMPLLFIPTLVGLIEHLGLLKDNLITISISVIASCVITLAVVGLIFQKLNKSIS; encoded by the coding sequence TTGAAGTATTTTATCAGTACAATCATTATTTTAGCTTGTCTATTTGCAGGCAAGCTAATTTCTTACACATTTAACCTTGTTTTTCCAAGTGCCATTTTTGGCATGTTAATACTTTTTACTTTATTAATGACTGGCGTTGTAAAACATCACACCGTATTACCTTGCTCTGTGCCATTATTAAAATATATGCCTTTGCTTTTTATTCCGACACTTGTAGGGCTTATTGAGCATTTAGGATTATTAAAAGATAACTTAATAACGATAAGTATCAGTGTTATTGCAAGCTGCGTTATCACTTTAGCTGTCGTCGGCCTTATATTTCAGAAGTTAAATAAGTCGATATCATGA